atccattccatagaagaatccatcaaaatcggtagacttttgaataccagtagacattttaaaagtagtaccaaatctcaattgaataccaacggattttattgccctgaaaaaaaaatcatatttgtcttaattgaataccacaagatttatttaacttttgtaaaagtcttgattgaatacctcaatatttttttgtcataaaaaagtcttttaaaatcccatgaaatctcaatccaatacaccctccttaAACATTAACATttaagattttgtttgatttgttttgataagTATTTTCACAAATATAGaactaaagatattagtgattaaaattatgcatTAATATACGTGTTGTGGTCAACTAGATCTTATATTTTAAGACagagaaaataatttaaaagatgGATAGGCTATCATCATCAGTTTGTGTAGGTAACAACAGGCATCACATGAGCCTCGCTGTGCTTTCTTTAATAAGTTTCAGCTGTCACTTTTTACTAAGGTAACactcttttaaaaattaaggtattttttttttttttttaaaaaaaagttgatggtttataagtaccaccaacttTATCAAGTGTTGTCGGGTTATTCTTTAaacattcaattttaaaaaataatttaggtaAAATAGCACTGCAAATTATTCTTTAAACATCTGAATGTTTATTTATCGATTGTTATTTTGTTAGATTCCTTCTGAATAAATTTTACTAAGCAATTTGTGAAGTATGAACCGTATTCTCCATCCTCCGACTCTTCTGTAGATTTTGATGCCAAAaacatgacaattttttttattaaacatgaGAGGAAAACTTCCTCCAAAACAAACATCAATAATAGCAATAAAACTATCAACATTCAATCTTCGGATTGCCTTTTTGATATGATTAATTATACattacatataaataaataagttaataatattgtttataaaaaaatatatggataGTTTGtacattaacaaaaaaaattaaaatcacctGGTAGAAATTTATGATCAACTCCAACGTACACGGTCTGTCTTTGTAGATGAAACATCGCAACTAACAAAAAGTAGAGATTTGTCTCCACTAATTgtatcatcaataaaaaaatttcatccgATATTCTAATTCCATACTGGTTACAGCAACATTTTCTTGATCGTTTGTTTGCCTCTTATCTAGCAATATTGCTTTCAGGAAATCCAAAATAATTTATCAAAAGATCTTTAATTTTGTCACAGTCATCATGTGTATTTCATTTTTGGTTGTTCATATTTCAAGCCAAtaaaaaataggcttaattagtaaaatagtcccttaaagacatttttggtttcatattggtcccttaaagaaaaaaaggtccaaataggtcccttaaagaaaaaaaagtccgaataggtcccttaaagacatctccgttaatcaatttggtccctaaaaagaggtctaaataggaccaaactgattaatggagatgtctttaagggacctattcggacttttttttctttaagggacctatttggacctttttttctttaagggaccaatatgaaaccaaaaatgtctttaagggaccattttactaattaagcctaaaaaatatcattttaattgATTTGGTTCTTGGAGGAACATTGAAGAAGATTTAGCTCTCCGAGTACTCATATTTCACCAACGACTACGACTATTGGTTAGATGgtaaaaaggataaaaaaaaaggtgagggtatcataataaaaaaaaaaggccaGGAAATCCTAAAATTCGCCATAATCACACCATATTTTGTCGAGATCGACCTTAAATGTTCCTGTTTGATGTTGCTCGTTCTTTTGCGAGATTTTCCATGAGTTTTTCTGATTAAATCAGAACAAATGCCATCATTGCTTGGACTTGCCTCCCTCTCTTTACGAAAATTTCAGTCGACCTATAATAGGTTGCCTACACCAATGAATATATTGGAAGATTGTGTCCCCTTTAATACGTTGTCATGTGCCCCCAACGCCGCCCTTTATCGTGTGCTTGTAGTCACTGTTTGTTTGGAATATCGTCGACCCACTTCGCCACATCTTCAGACCAATCCCTGATTTGGCTCCTGTAGTATGTGATGCTCGGTTGAGTCATGGAGTATCCTAAaggaacaaaaattaattttgttaaggacataataaaaaaaaagtgtttttcaTACATAAACAAATAGGCTTAATTGTATTCTCATATCTGCATTCTTGAAGGTCCTCATGAAGTTATGTGATATGTGCCGAATGCAATAAACATGTTGCCAACCGGTGTTTAGGCGCCTAACAACAATTTAAAGCAAAGGTCCGGATGGGTTGCGACCAACGTTTGCAAGCGTTGGAGGAAGAAAATCCGTGCATTTGCGCTCTCGCCCTCCACAAGAGTGTATGCTATTGGAATGATATTGTTCCTCTCATCCTGAGCGATTGCAATTAGTAATGTTCTACGATACTTTCCATACAACCATGTCAGAAAAActagtaaaaattaaaaacccgACATAGTTTTATCTCATGGTCCGAAACAAGACGGTGCCTAGTTTTATCTCATGCCACTAACTAACTATTTGATTTAGATGCCCTCAAGCCCCTTAAGGCCAACCCTATTGCTGCCCCGGCCCCTAATGTACACAATAGAGGTGATTCTGATGATGAGCACGATCAGAGAGAGCGAATCTCTTCGGCGCAGTCTTATCCACATATCACTCCCTCCCCTGACCGGGGTCAGCCATCCACACACCATGTATCTCCCCCATATTATCCACCTCCCCCTGTGTATCATTATTTTTAGGAAGGTACCGAGTTCCAAGGCAGCCTCAAGTACGAACTCAATAACATCCGACGTGAGGTAGCTTTCTTTCAAGAAGACCAACAAGCACGTAATGAAAGGGAAGCTCGACAAGAGGAACGCCTAAACTGCATGGGCAGTCGTCAGCACAACATGATGAGTTCTCATTAGTCATtatttttagagtctttttaataagttttaatatcattttattagtttagtgtttaatttagaatcattttaaataaattacaatttttggtttattgagtcaattaagtgtttttctctattaaaataatattttgtctagtttttattttcttgattcAACTTAACATGTTTGTGGTTGAGTGCAAATATTATTATCATAGGTGTTTTAGTGAAGGGTTGGTGTGAATAGGAAAAGAAGTCAAATACTTTGACCAATGCTAGCCCAATGGAATAGGCGAATAGCTATGACTTGGCCCAAATtaagaaagaagagaaaaaagaaggtTTCATTGCCAAAGGAAGGGGCCAAGGGGGAGAAGCTACGCAAGAGGAAAAGGGGAGACGACGACGGGAACAGGAGCCACACCAAGGGTGATAATTCAATTGCAAAATTAACttcattttgattttcataAATAACAACTTGAATCTAACTAAACAGCTTAGTATTCAGAAAAATGATCAGATTATTTCATTATTTGATTCATCACAAATGACTTAATGCATAAACTTGTACATCTCATTAGCCATCATTGATCTTAGGCCATATTATTGTTTTCTCAACTTCATGACTAAAACAGATTATAGCATGGAATTTTCAAACACAAGCTTAGAGATAGCCTTTTTCCTTGCAACATTGAATAGCATCGTCGAACATATCATCAACACTGTACTTAAACTCAAAACCAGCGTCCACGAGTTTCTTCGTGTTCAAATCTGGTAACCCTGCACCTTTAATTTCCTTCAACTCActaaaagaacaaaacaaaacaaatataaacATTAATCATATACAATAATAAAAGAGATCAATTTTGTAATGAAGCATTTTGATTATATGTTGAAGGAAATTAAATAATAGAACTTACTCTACTGATAATATTTGATATTCTGGATATTTGGCTGAAAGAAGTTGAGACATTTCTTCAATAGATACAATGAATGGTGAACAATTATATCTTCCTCCTGGAACAGAATTCTCAAGTAGATATATATGTGCtctagccacatcatccacatGTACCATGTGGAAACGTGTAATACCAATTTGTTCCTTTTTGCCTGCACATCAATTTCATTTTACTTATGTATTGATAAAGCATTAACATATATTGTttctgaaatttcaaaatgatttcacgtcGTAACAACCGCATTGCGCGTTGCAACAACTGCAATGACCGCAATTGCAATTTAAAATCTTGGTTGAAATGTGAATCACCAATTATCTCATGATTGCAGTAAACTCAAATTAGTGTTCAAAAATTTGAGTTTACTGCAACTCATGACTCACTCTAATTACCACAACTTACTCATTTACATCTAAAATTAAATCATTCAAACCAATCTCaatatatgaaagaaaaaagtggaaaaaacatgATTAGTAGAATATAAGGTGAAGAATTCATACCTAGTACCAAAACAAGAGCTTTCTCAACAGAATCAGGAAGCTTAGGACAAACAAAACCACCAACAATAAAAGGAAGAATCAAAGTAACAACATCAATCCCATTTTGTTCACCAAATTCAAGCACTGCTTTCTCAGCCAAAGTCTTTGAAACAGCATAATTCCAACCAAATGGTTTAACACTTCTAAGCAAATCAACATCACTCCAATCACTCTCATCCAACACATCTTTGTCTTTACCATTGAATGAAACAGCAGAACCACTTGAAGTGTAAATAAATCTCTTCACTGTCTTTGAATTCACACATGCTTTTAAAATTCCTAATGCTCCATCCACTGTTCTTTTTGTCACTATTTCTTCTGGCTCACTCACTGCGAAATCGATTGGTGAAGCAGTGTGGAATATCCCGACACAACCTTCGACTGCTGCGGTGAAACTGTCTGGATCGCTTAGATCGGCATTGAAGAAATGTAGCCTTTCGGATGCGCCGGGTAGATTTGTTAGGAAGCTGACATCCCTCTTACGTTCTGTTAATGAAAATAACAGCGAAATTGTAAACATTTATTTGTGAAGTTggttttattaaaattgaagtgAACTATGTTTAAATGTTTTGATACAAACTTTGTAGTTTGTACCAGTTCCTATGCCATCTCTGTTGTCAAACATCAGTTGTTGGATTCAGTGGCGGAGCCGGAAATTATATTAATCCCGGGCAAAATTCTAGTCTAACAAAAAATTCTTAGTTTTGCCCTAAATTAActcttaaaaatttcaatttatctCAGTGTTGAACAAAAAATCTGAATTTTGCTCCAAGCTAACCCCTAAAAATACCAAATATTTTGGCGAGAGCATGTGCAACTGCCCGGACTTGCCCATGAGAAGAATCGCCCATGGTTGGATTAATCTAATGATAGATATAATCTTGATTGTCATTAGATAAATTCAAACGTCAGGGTTCGTTTGATTAATCCAACGACTGGGATTTAGCATGAGAGGCTGCAAATGATCTAAGTTGACAACTTTTTTAACTTAACACAAAAGCTGcatattttatcacttttatttatGGTGCTAAATGAAACTACCCGCACAAGTTGTTTCGAAGAACATATTTGGAATCACGGttaatttgacaaaattataatttattgaaattctaaattgtaattttaacaaaaatttaCAGTGACATGTTGTGGTTCACCATGATCCAGCTAAATTTACCGTCAAATCAAACATGTACGCCAATAGAAACagctatatataaaaaaaagtaagaacaCAAATCAAGACTAATGCAACATTCACAAATAGAGCATAAGTCAACTCCATCAAACATAGAGTAAAACCTTGTCCAATTaaacaattttgaaattaaaattacttttgaTTCTTCCCATAttccacaaacaaaaaacatttaaataGATACAAAtttcttttgtaaaaataaaaaggattatTTACCTGGATCAGCTCTAATAGTGGTATTAACAGAGTATCCATTTTCAAGAAGACTCTTGATGATCCATGAACCAAGAAAACCTGTTCCTCCAGTCACACAAACCCTTCCTTTTCCCTCAGCcattttttactttctttctaTGATAGTGTTTCCTTTTCTGTTGTGTATTTGTTCTCAATTTCTACTATTAAGTTTGTTCTGCTTGATATATTTAGACATTTATATATActcataaaatataatattggtTGGCTGCTTTGGCCATCGTCACATTATTGGACTCTTTTGagtcaaatatttttgttgaaaaaacgTCACCAATGTTAATTTGGTCTATTATTCATGAGAGTTTTAACTTGAGTTGGTAGGTAACGGAGTATCCAACCAACCAATGCATCATGGTTCGGATTTTCTGCTGTGAATTATCACACAGTTTAATAcagtattatattttattaacaaatggAATATATTAACAAATAACAACAATACGGAGTCTTAACCAGCACAAGGTGTACCAGAGAGAACCTTAAAAGTTTACGATCATCAAGAATATAATGAGACAAAGCTTAATCGATACCCAAACAAATTAAAGGGTTCAACCACTACATGTGGGTGTTTAGGCCAAGACTAACATTATGAATTTTCAACCACGCAcatcaatttaaaattgaatagtCTAAATTGCACATCAATTTTTACTTATTAACACACTTGTTGAGAACACTAACTGCGTTAACGTAATTACTGCGGCAAATTCGATAGTACAATAAAAGATGAGTTTATTGTTTCCTCTAAAGTTTTTAACTCCTCAAAATAGAAGTTTTTATTATAAGCACAactccaaataaaatataattggacgtctatatataaataaaaaaatataagaaacaaaaatataattatattaattaatatcactttaattatttcttaattgttttctatttgaatcacagtttatttattttatttttttatataagtatTTCCTTGACATTATGTTAACCttttaattattgaaaaaataataatttaaaatgccttttggcaaaaaaataaaataaaatgaaacgCCATACTTGACCAAATGTCACATGTTGAATCTTGTAGACTGCTAGTCTGCTACTATGGCATGAGACTTTTCGCGTTGGCCTGACCTGGCTGAccatataatttgttttctatCGGCGTCCTTGCCCcactttagaaaaaaaaattaaattaaatataattttagtcatACAGATTGCCTTATAATTGGGAAttttagcaaaaataaaataaaattataattaggaATAGTCCATACATTTTTTATATCAAAGAGtacttagatgagatgacgcAGGTCTTTTCTAGCGTAACCAACGTCCTGGGTTTTATCCCTGGCTTGGGCATGCAgtagtgttaaaactcttaggagAGTTTGCCACCTATTTGAGTCCCACAAGACTCgagagattagtctctgcaattaCGTGCAGAGGATACCcgatttacaaaaaaaattccataCATTTTTTATGATGAAAAATATCCTACAATTTATTCTATCACCGAACCCTGCCATTAATTTTACAAACGAATACTAACTTCGGCTTATTAAAaaggattaaatatatttttagtcattatATTTTGTCCTATATTTAAAAATAGTCCTTACATTTTAAAGACGGTGTGAAAATAGTCCCTATATTTTCCGTTATCAAGTTTGGTCCTTCTGTCTATTTAGTTAATAGAACGCTGACATGATAGAGTGTGACCCTTTTTTAATGAGCTaacaaatatatacaaattGTTGGGTAAGGGTTAGAATGAACAACActgttttgttttaatttttttaatgttttttatttaattttatggtttataagtttttatttaatttaagtgaTGACACGCGTCATCGTGTTATTTGTAGTTCGTTCAAATAATATGGTCCACATTCAGCCACATCAGAAGGAAGGGTTAAGCTTGATAAcggaaaaaaattatagaatttttttacaCCGTCTTTAAAATGTAGGGACTATTCTTAAATATAGAGCAAAATgtagagactaaaaatatatttaaccctattaAAAACAAAGGGCTCACACGTGTCACGTCAACATtctatttgtaaaattaatgacAGGGATCAACTTCAGTAACAGAATAAATTGTACTTCCTCTCCAgttcttattataagaaaaaacttACCAGATACATctaacattctatgaatctaaaaaattaactttttcttataataaggactagagggagtaagATTTTTTcaccattaaaaaaatgtaGGGACTATTCTTTACTATAAGACAAAATgtaaggactaaaaacatatttaaccctatataAAATCTCGACTGACAATGAATCGAGcaaatttgaatataatttaGAATTTGACTTTTGACaattaatttattgaatttagTTCATGAATTAAATGAGCTAAGCGTAATCAGAAAATTATGTTTGTTTGTTAATTAAATGAACTGAAGAAGTGTAAAATGAATAACGTTATATACTCGTTATCATGAAGTGATTGGAGAAGAATTACGAGAATGAATGACTTTGACAATTAACAGGTTAAGGGTAGTAAAAAACAACTCTAAAAAATGCAGTCCGTAGTAGAGTATGAAAAGAAGTTTGGGAACTCAAGTTAGAACATGAACAATTTACCCTTAATTCAACGAATAAATTCTGAATTTCGAGGAAGAAAATCTTTTAAGAGgttagttataacttataacatCATGACTATAATTAATAGAAGTAATATTAATTAGACGCGTTAGAAATAATTCAAGTGAAATGTATAACGATAACTCAAATGAGGATGCATGGGTCAAAAGATTCAAGATAAAGGAcaagtagtaaaaaaaataataaggaagTATTAAATCCGATTCTACAagcaaaaatttacttttcaaattcattgaataatagaTTAATCTGGTTTGTATTATATTTAGGTAccgtttgacctaactttttttcctcttcttttttcttagaAGTAAGAAGTTAGtccaaacaacaatttttaaaagctctagaaagaaaaaatcagctactatattttaagaaaaattataatacataatatattatcaaacatatttttttaactctattataataaaaaaaagaaaaaaacaacttttaatatttttttataaaaaaaaataagatttaccaaacaactttaattagTTTTAAAGCTATTACTTATAGTTTTATAGTTAAAATAACTTCTACAcataaaaaaagttgggtcaaacaGTACCTTAGAACAAGAGCGAGGAGTATTTATAGACCAAAGAAGCATAATTCAACTAATttttagagcatccacaatgaagttcctatttttttagtatttaacTGGGACCTATGTGTACACATaactcatttttcatttttttaatgatagtacctaataagcactcaatccctccaacccaacatctcttaaaaagttctaaatgcATCTCACATCCAATAACACACCTAACCAATAACTCTACTTCAATATAAATAGGTCGGTCCCACAAAAATAGTATAGATATCATTGTTTATTGTAGAACTGATAGCTATTAGGTACTATTTATGTTTTGCTCTAATGAAGATACCTATTAGGTACCAATGCTTAAAAAATAGGTACTCCCCATTGAAGATTGTCTTACCTTCTCCTTCTCTCTCTATGTACGACAACCTCAAACCCTTCTAACTACTAGAATCATACATGCAAGTGAAGTCAATCTTCAAACTATCTCCTAATTTTATCTCCTTTGTCCACTGATTTTGACGCTTAAATGAGTTCATGACCTAGACTTGGGTCCAGTTGATTTTGAACTGGACAATGACGCATATGTGGTGGACTATTTTCATTCTAATAAGTATGATGTTTATGAGTTTGGAGAGATAACTTTATAGTGTAGAGggtttttttcattctttttatgaTGATTTTAGTGTTGACTTTATTATGTGACAAATAAATGAGTTTGTTCGTACCTTAACTTAGCTAAGACAACCACTTACGTAGTAAGTCTCAAAATTTTGGTTGATATATCAAATAGTATTTAACAGTTGTTGATTAATGAAATTTTATAAGtttgatttctttaaaaaaacttcatgaatttttgtttttggtgttAACACTCTAGTTGCTAGGAGAAAGACCCCTAATAATCTGGAGTTCAGTCACAATCTAAGTAAAGTCTGGTCAAGAATTATTCCACTCAGGAATCAAATTCGGGTTCTTCCGAATGATCCATCTTTTAATGTCATTTACCTCTTGAGTCCAATGTCTTGATTAAAAAAacctaaatgattttttttttttttataataagaaacTTAATTCATTTCAATAATCAAAATATGCTCAATACAAGATGGCAGGTAATCAAAAATATGACGATTAGCATAAGAAATGACCACCCTAACAAGAGTCTGAGTAAGGATAACGTCACAAGAGTTTTACAATTGATAAGAATCATACTCCTAATATTAGAAACAATTGAACCAAATTCACTTACACCTCCACTGTTTGCAAGGATAACATCAACTAGAGTTTTAAAGTCGCTCTCAAAAATAACATGATGAACTCCTAAGCTTTGGATCCAATGCATGGCTGCCAACAAAACAAAAGTCTCTCCGCAATGCACCTGCATCATTGGTTCGGTCCACACAGTAAGCCCCAACACAAAAGTACCATGGTTATTCcttgttaagagtctcacatcggttgagagatggcctgactaagtgtttataagcaagtgacaatcctcactttacaagccggttttgtaaggatgagttaggctcaatactcatttctaagattcATCAGCACACAATCACCACTAGTGAGCCTATAATGTTGGTTAAAGCTTGCATTACATTACACTTGAGCCACCCTCGACCTCGAGGAGGATGATTGCAAACTGAGTCTCCAACTGGATATGTACCGTTAGGACCTGAAGAGGGGCTGTTGACCTCATATTGTTCAGCTCTTCGTGCCACTCTTCAATCTTCCAACAAAACACATGCCAAAGAGAGAATATGAGGTTTTCTTGTCATTCCAAATCCACTCATTTCTATTAAACCATAAACTCCATGTAATCATCAAGCTAATTGTCGTCTCATCTTCGGTACTTAAATTTTGCATGATCACATTGGAAGGAGACGAACCGACGAAGACAAAGCAAACTTTCTATCAATGATGTTCTTCAAATCGGCCAAAGTCCAAACTTCCATACTTAGTTGACAATGAAATAAAAGATGTAAATCATCCTCCTCATCACCATCACAAAGAGGACAGCAAGTAGGACAATTAACACCCCTGTAAACGATGACGCGCGCGTAGGAAGACATCCGAGACAAATTCTCCAAATTAAATTACGAACTTTAGGTGGGACTTTCATTCTCCATAACCTCTTCCACTCTCTCGGAACATAATGATGTGAGTTTATGCACGAAATATTTTCCCTAAATAAATTGGTTCGaactcaattttaaaatattgagataagagtttaattattgtgcactgtcggtgtaaagattctttacacatgtattcaatgatgtgttgccacgttatttaatgaatgtgacagtatattattaaatgtatatgtaaaataactttacacttacggtgcatataaattaatttatatagaTAAATGTGTTTTCACTAGtttagaataaataaaagtagttttaagttttaaccctATGGTTAGTTTTTACAGGTAAGTTTCCCACTTTAAATAATGCATTTGTACCACCAGACCAGATCCAATTTATTTCCATTGTTGGCAGATCAACCTAAACTAACTTCCACACTCGGCGGTTGATTCATTAGAGTCTCAGTtccaaatatttattaaaatattatttttttattactatatttattattatcttcaaacaaaaaataaataaaaaacaaaaaaaaaacagaaaaagcaCAAAACACAAC
This genomic interval from Trifolium pratense cultivar HEN17-A07 linkage group LG6, ARS_RC_1.1, whole genome shotgun sequence contains the following:
- the LOC123889339 gene encoding vestitone reductase: MAEGKGRVCVTGGTGFLGSWIIKSLLENGYSVNTTIRADPERKRDVSFLTNLPGASERLHFFNADLSDPDSFTAAVEGCVGIFHTASPIDFAVSEPEEIVTKRTVDGALGILKACVNSKTVKRFIYTSSGSAVSFNGKDKDVLDESDWSDVDLLRSVKPFGWNYAVSKTLAEKAVLEFGEQNGIDVVTLILPFIVGGFVCPKLPDSVEKALVLVLGKKEQIGITRFHMVHVDDVARAHIYLLENSVPGGRYNCSPFIVSIEEMSQLLSAKYPEYQILSVDELKEIKGAGLPDLNTKKLVDAGFEFKYSVDDMFDDAIQCCKEKGYL